One Nostocoides sp. HKS02 genomic window carries:
- a CDS encoding lysylphosphatidylglycerol synthase transmembrane domain-containing protein has product MTTLTLPAAGWRVPAWVVRLLAGATVLAVVAWHVGTGPALASVRGLDARSMGAAAAIAVLTTACCAWRWTLVARAVGLDLRWRTALAAYYRSQFLNLTLPGGVVGDLHRGLHHGRAAGDVGRALRAVLLERTAGQAVQLAVTVAAVALLPSPVRPPAPVSAALIVLVALVLGTAVVLARRRPPAGPARWARIVRAVSSALRDAVLARPIWPAVALASVVVVAGHVLTFVIAARVVGSTAPTTQLVPLGLFVLLAMGVPATIAGWGPREGAAAWAFAAAGLTAAQGLGTAVAYGVLILVASLPGGAVALVGWMRDPHG; this is encoded by the coding sequence ATGACCACCCTCACCCTGCCTGCCGCCGGATGGCGCGTACCCGCGTGGGTCGTCCGCCTCCTCGCGGGCGCCACGGTCCTGGCCGTGGTGGCCTGGCACGTCGGCACCGGACCCGCCCTCGCTTCGGTGCGTGGCCTCGACGCACGGTCGATGGGCGCGGCTGCGGCGATCGCTGTCCTCACGACGGCGTGCTGCGCATGGCGCTGGACCCTCGTGGCCCGAGCCGTGGGCCTCGACCTGCGCTGGCGGACCGCCCTCGCCGCGTACTACCGCTCGCAGTTCCTCAACCTGACGCTGCCCGGTGGGGTCGTCGGCGACCTGCACCGTGGGCTGCACCACGGCCGGGCCGCCGGCGACGTCGGCAGGGCGCTGCGGGCGGTGCTGCTGGAACGCACGGCGGGCCAGGCCGTCCAGCTCGCGGTGACGGTGGCGGCCGTTGCGCTGCTGCCCTCGCCGGTGCGCCCGCCGGCGCCGGTGTCCGCGGCCCTCATCGTCCTGGTCGCCCTCGTGCTCGGCACGGCCGTGGTGCTGGCCCGCAGGCGACCACCTGCCGGTCCCGCCCGGTGGGCCCGCATCGTCCGGGCCGTCTCCAGCGCCTTGCGGGACGCCGTGCTCGCCCGACCGATCTGGCCGGCGGTTGCCCTGGCGTCCGTCGTCGTCGTCGCGGGCCACGTCCTGACCTTCGTCATCGCTGCCCGCGTCGTGGGGTCGACGGCCCCGACCACCCAGCTCGTCCCGCTCGGCCTGTTCGTCCTCCTCGCGATGGGGGTACCCGCCACCATTGCCGGGTGGGGGCCGCGCGAGGGTGCCGCCGCGTGGGCCTTCGCGGCCGCCGGGCTCACGGCCGCGCAGGGGCTGGGCACGGCGGTCGCCTATGGCGTGCTCATCCTGGTCGCCAGCTTGCCCGGCGGTGCGGTCGCCCTGGTGGGGTGGATGCGGGACCCCCATGGCTGA
- a CDS encoding class I SAM-dependent methyltransferase: MTAVPVGVSPEWLQLREEADAAARSRALVHRLVEHLPEGTAYIHDLGCGTGAMARWLAPLLPRPQHWVMHDHDPALLAQAARTVPTAAGGAPVTVEVREGDLTHLSRGELAGASLVTASALLDLLTATELDRLVTACGEAGCPVLFTLSVVGQVRLSPRDPLDPLVAAAFDHHQRRTVDGRTLLGPDALARAAEAFARTGAEVLVRPSPWRLDAHQSSLAAQWFTGWLDAACEDSPDLAARAERYGRRRLAAAYAGRLRVSVGHADLLVVPR; the protein is encoded by the coding sequence GGAAGCCGATGCTGCTGCCCGGTCCCGCGCCCTGGTGCACCGCCTCGTCGAGCACCTTCCCGAGGGCACGGCATACATCCACGACCTCGGGTGCGGGACCGGCGCCATGGCGCGCTGGCTCGCGCCGCTGCTCCCCCGTCCCCAGCACTGGGTGATGCACGACCACGACCCCGCCCTGCTGGCCCAGGCCGCGCGCACCGTCCCCACCGCTGCCGGCGGCGCACCCGTCACGGTCGAGGTTCGCGAGGGCGACCTCACCCACCTGTCCCGGGGGGAGCTCGCGGGCGCCTCCCTGGTGACCGCCTCGGCGCTCCTGGACCTCCTCACCGCCACCGAGCTGGACCGTCTCGTCACGGCCTGTGGCGAGGCCGGTTGCCCGGTGCTGTTCACGCTGTCGGTCGTCGGGCAGGTTCGACTCAGCCCGCGGGACCCCCTCGACCCGCTGGTCGCCGCCGCGTTCGACCATCACCAGCGGCGCACCGTGGACGGTCGAACGCTGCTCGGTCCGGACGCGCTGGCCCGTGCCGCCGAAGCGTTCGCCCGCACCGGCGCCGAGGTCCTCGTGCGTCCCAGCCCGTGGCGCCTCGACGCCCACCAGTCGAGCCTGGCGGCGCAGTGGTTCACCGGCTGGCTCGACGCGGCCTGCGAGGACAGTCCGGATCTCGCCGCGCGGGCGGAGCGCTACGGCCGCCGACGCCTTGCCGCGGCGTATGCCGGTCGGCTACGGGTCAGCGTCGGCCATGCGGACCTCCTGGTGGTGCCGCGATGA